The Quercus robur chromosome 7, dhQueRobu3.1, whole genome shotgun sequence genome has a segment encoding these proteins:
- the LOC126692248 gene encoding uncharacterized protein LOC126692248 — MAWHKLGTALIVVFAVTLVALLAELFCVLHRRRRFRRQNLAGNSFYSPSTKELLYFFCWKNQSRIEPQGTPPPPPPPPPPLPNASPPPQSDETTEADDVLKWQELYGSSRVLFTIKEEDREGVDSENCSSSEKAVSTMKEKRAGVDTKSFQAAVMIEVVDEEATTPFSTPCASPPYYTPLASPDRGESDMVPFVSIVM; from the coding sequence ATGGCTTGGCACAAGCTTGGCACAGCACTCATCGTAGTGTTTGCAGTCACTCTTGTAGCTCTACTCGCCGAGCTTTTCTGCGTGCTCCATCGCCGGAGAAGATTCCGGCGACAAAACCTCGCCGGAAATTCGTTCTACAGCCCCTCCACCAAAGAACTCCTCTACTTTTTCTGCTGGAAAAACCAGTCTCGCATCGAACCCCAGGGAAccccacctcctcctcctcctcctcctcctcctcttcctaaTGCTTCGCCTCCGCCACAAAGCGATGAAACGACGGAGGCCGATGACGTTTTGAAGTGGCAAGAACTGTACGGGTCGTCGAGGGTCTTGTTCACGATAAAGGAGGAAGATAGAGAAGGTGTGGACTCTGAGAATTGTTCTTCTTCTGAGAAAGCCGTTTCTACAATGAAGGAAAAGCGCGCTGGGGTTGACACGAAGTCGTTTCAAGCTGCGGTGATGATTGAGGTTGTTGATGAGGAAGCAACGACGCCGTTTTCGACTCCTTGTGCTTCGCCACCTTACTACACTCCTTTGGCTTCTCCAGATCGTGGTGAGTCGGACATGGTGCCCTTTGTTAGCATAGTTATGTAA
- the LOC126692245 gene encoding UDP-glycosyltransferase 73C4-like isoform X1, translated as MASQSQIHQLHFLLVPLMSQSHLIPFTEMAKLFAHHGVKVTIVLTPLNAARFNTILEQAKASNLNIEFVSLRFPGQEARFPEGCENMDALPSLNLTLQFFAASSMLQKPLEKWLEELESLPNCIISDICLPWTTEIGLNFKIPRLVFYTTGCFCLVCNHNISCSRVLEGVTSDSQTFLVPNIPDRIEFTKAQLPADKRTSSDESKKFMNQLETAKLSAEGLVVNTFEELEARYVEEYQKGGQKLWCIGPLSLCNKAISDKFEIGNKTSIDECNCLTWLDSMKPNSVIYVCFGSLSELLASQLVELALALESSDYPFIWVIKRGKYSEELENWLVEENFEEKIKGRGLIIRAWAPQVQILSHLATGGFLTHCGWNSTLEGISAGVPMITWPMFAEQFYNEKLLVEVFRIGVSVGVKTSADYGEEKDRVLVRSEDVKKAIKQLMDKGEEAEERRKRARKLGEIAKKSVEEGGSSYMNVKKLIQHISENKSIIRLQKGKERSIMT; from the exons CTTAATGCAGCTCGGTTCAACACAATCCTTGAACAAGCAAAAGCCTCAAACCTCAACATTGAATTCGTTTCACTTCGTTTTCCTGGCCAAGAAGCCAGATTTCCTGAAGGATGCGAAAACATGGACGCCCTCCCTTCTCTCAACTTAACACTACAATTTTTTGCAGCAAGTAGCATGCTACAAAAACCACTTGAAAAGTGGCTAGAAGAGTTAGAATCTTTGCCTAACTGTATTATTTCTGATATATGTCTTCCTTGGACCACAGAGATTGGCCTCAATTTCAAGATTCCAAGGCTTGTCTTCTATACAACAGGTTGCTTCTGTCTAGTGTGTAATCACAACATATCTTGCTCTAGGGTGCTCGAGGGAGTCACATCTGACTCACAGACATTTTTGGTTCCCAACATCCCAGACAGGATTGAATTCACTAAGGCCCAGCTACCTGCAGATAAGAGAACAAGTTCGGATGAATCCAAAAAATTTATGAACCAACTTGAAACGGCTAAGCTATCTGCAGAAGGGTTGGTGGTTAACACATTTGAAGAGTTAGAGGCAAGATACGTGGAAGAATACCAGAAAGGGGGCCAGAAACTTTGGTGCATAGGGCCGCTATCTTTATGTAACAAAGCGATATCTGATAAGTTTGAAATAGGAAACAAGACCTCCATTGATGAGTGCAATTGCTTGACTTGGCTAGATTCAATGAAGCCCAACTCTGTCATTTATGTTTGCTTTGGAAGTCTTTCTGAATTGTTAGCTTCACAATTAGTGGAGCTTGCTTTGGCCTTAGAATCATCCGACTATCCATTCATTTGGGTTATTAAAAGGGGAAAGTATTCCgaagagttagaaaattggttagttgaagaaaattttgaagagaaGATTAAAGGGAGAGGTCTTATAATTCGAGCATGGGCACCACAAGTTCAAATACTATCCCATTTAGCAACTGGAGGGTTCTTAACGCACTGTGGTTGGAATTCTACACTAGAAGGAATAAGTGCAGGCGTGCCTATGATAACATGGCCTATGTTTGCTGAGCAGTTCTACAATGAGAAATTACTTGTCGAAGTTTTTAGGATTGGTGTGAGTGTAGGAGTTAAGACTTCTGCGGACTATGGGGAAGAGAAGGATAGGGTGTTGGTGAGGAGTGAGGATGTGAAGAAGGCAATAAAGCAGTTGATGGATAAAGGAGAAGAGgcagaagagagaagaaagagagctagAAAGCTTGGAGAAATTGCTAAGAAGTCAGTTGAAGAAGGGGGATCTTCTTACATGAATGTGAAGAAGTTGATCCAACATATATCAGAGAACAAGTCAATCATCAG ACTACAAAAAGGAAAGGAGAGATCAATCATGACATAA